One Methanobacterium sp. genomic region harbors:
- a CDS encoding CHASE4 domain-containing protein has product MKLREKTLVLLGITITCSIIVMYLASNVVLMGGFQTLEEQNTLQNIQLATNVLSGEISDLNKTINDWAVWDDTYIFIQNHNSRYIQSNLLNSTFTDLKLNLVIYVDNSGNIVYGKEFDLQKKEEKPVSESIKKYISKDNILLSSQDGVKGIIMLPEGPMIIDSHPILTSNGDGPSRGTLIFGRYLNDVEIQHLSGEIQSSLTLVSYNDSNMPADFQTARDSMSQSSPFFIKPINDSYIAGYALINDINGKPAFILKTERPRGFYKEYQNTISYFIASLLVICCLLAVITLIYLDRSILSKLSRFSKDISIIGKKGDLSTRILADGEDELSSLAESINGMLSRIETSQDQLKKSELEFRSLVELANNSIVLTDNAGKIMLWNRSAQRMFGYSENEILGKPISILFPDEYHESYQKVMDNPYNSANSQNMGVIYESYGFKKDKSRFMLEISHISWKIKNEKFYCAIIRDITDGKQAENEIKESLREKEALLMEIHHRVKNNMQIISSLLSLQSRYIKDKDAFEVFKESQNRVKSMAMIHERLYNSKGLAKIDFAGYIRNLVDDLFDSYGVNHDDVKIDISADKIFLNADTAIPVGLIINELVTNSLKYAFPAENSDHEESMIYIKFHRNNKNILLVVGDNGIGLPEDLDLQHSETLGLRLVLSLVDQINGTVELRGNDQTEFRIIFTQIEQNSPLNN; this is encoded by the coding sequence ATGAAATTACGAGAAAAAACACTGGTACTCCTTGGAATAACTATAACATGTTCAATTATTGTTATGTACCTGGCTTCAAATGTTGTTTTAATGGGGGGATTTCAAACACTTGAAGAACAAAACACACTCCAGAACATCCAGCTAGCTACAAATGTGCTTTCAGGTGAAATTTCTGATTTAAATAAAACTATTAATGACTGGGCAGTATGGGATGACACGTATATTTTCATACAGAATCATAATTCGAGATATATACAAAGTAATCTTTTAAATTCTACTTTTACTGATCTGAAACTTAATCTGGTTATTTATGTTGATAATTCGGGAAATATTGTCTATGGCAAAGAATTCGATCTTCAAAAAAAGGAAGAAAAACCTGTTTCTGAAAGTATTAAGAAGTATATATCTAAAGATAACATTTTACTGAGCTCGCAAGATGGTGTAAAAGGGATTATCATGCTTCCAGAGGGGCCGATGATAATTGATTCACATCCCATTTTAACTTCAAATGGAGATGGTCCAAGTAGAGGGACATTAATCTTCGGCCGATATTTAAATGATGTTGAAATTCAGCATTTATCTGGTGAAATACAGTCTTCCCTTACATTGGTTAGTTACAACGATTCCAATATGCCTGCTGATTTTCAAACTGCACGCGATTCGATGTCTCAAAGTTCTCCATTTTTTATTAAACCAATAAATGATAGTTATATTGCGGGTTATGCTCTTATAAATGATATTAATGGAAAACCTGCATTTATTTTAAAGACAGAAAGACCAAGAGGTTTTTATAAAGAATATCAAAATACAATATCTTATTTTATAGCATCTCTGTTAGTAATATGCTGTCTTCTTGCTGTAATAACTCTAATTTATCTAGATAGGTCTATACTCTCTAAATTATCTAGATTTAGTAAGGATATTTCTATTATAGGTAAAAAAGGTGATCTCTCTACACGTATACTTGCTGATGGAGAAGATGAACTTTCATCTTTAGCAGAATCAATTAATGGCATGTTATCAAGAATAGAAACTTCACAGGATCAATTAAAAAAATCAGAACTGGAATTTCGCTCTTTAGTAGAATTAGCTAATAATTCAATTGTTTTAACAGATAATGCTGGCAAAATTATGTTATGGAATAGAAGTGCACAGCGTATGTTTGGATACAGTGAAAATGAGATTTTAGGAAAGCCAATTTCAATTTTATTTCCAGATGAATACCATGAATCTTACCAGAAAGTGATGGATAACCCATATAATTCTGCTAATTCTCAAAATATGGGAGTAATTTACGAGTCATATGGATTTAAAAAGGATAAAAGCAGGTTCATGCTGGAAATTTCACATATTTCATGGAAGATAAAGAATGAGAAGTTTTACTGTGCAATTATAAGGGATATTACTGATGGTAAACAGGCAGAAAATGAAATTAAAGAATCTTTAAGAGAAAAAGAAGCGCTGTTAATGGAAATTCACCACAGAGTTAAAAATAATATGCAGATAATTTCAAGTTTGCTATCCCTTCAAAGTAGATATATAAAGGATAAAGATGCATTTGAAGTTTTTAAGGAAAGCCAAAATCGTGTTAAATCTATGGCTATGATTCATGAAAGGCTTTATAATTCTAAAGGACTTGCAAAAATTGATTTTGCAGGATATATTAGGAATCTGGTAGATGATCTGTTTGATTCTTATGGAGTTAATCATGATGATGTTAAGATCGACATCAGTGCAGATAAGATTTTTTTAAATGCGGATACTGCCATACCTGTTGGTCTTATAATAAATGAACTTGTAACTAATTCTTTAAAATATGCTTTTCCAGCTGAAAATAGTGATCATGAAGAGAGCATGATATACATAAAATTTCATAGGAATAATAAAAATATTCTATTAGTTGTGGGGGATAATGGTATAGGGCTTCCAGAAGACTTAGATTTACAACATTCAGAAACACTGGGCTTACGTCTTGTACTTTCATTAGTAGACCAGATTAATGGGACAGTTGAACTTCGCGGTAACGATCAAACAGAATTCCGAATTATTTTCACACAAATTGAGCAAAATAGTCCATTAAACAATTAG
- a CDS encoding DUF362 domain-containing protein has product MDHFKIDEFSGDKVALKSNFNSADPFPASTHIDTLHAIIKKLNESNVTGLTLAERSGMGNTRQVLEKMGVFELSDKLGFEVVVLDEEDRNEWVKVEKEGTHWVKGFYISKLFLESDRVVQTCCLKTHRFGGNFTLSLKNSVGIVAKRLPNGLYNYMAELHVSPYQRLMIAEINKHYNVDLIVMDAINAFITKGPEQGEVVEPNLILASADRVAMDAVGVAILRNYGVKTSISKGPIFELDQIRRAAELGVGVESAQEIELVPLNDASHGDADSIRKILEG; this is encoded by the coding sequence ATGGATCATTTTAAAATAGATGAATTTTCAGGGGATAAAGTTGCATTAAAATCTAATTTTAACAGTGCTGATCCTTTTCCAGCTTCAACACACATTGATACACTTCATGCAATAATTAAAAAACTGAATGAATCTAATGTCACGGGTTTAACTTTAGCCGAGCGTAGTGGAATGGGTAACACCCGCCAGGTACTTGAGAAAATGGGAGTTTTTGAATTATCAGATAAACTCGGCTTTGAAGTCGTTGTGCTTGATGAAGAAGATAGAAATGAATGGGTGAAGGTTGAAAAAGAAGGAACTCACTGGGTTAAGGGATTTTATATATCAAAACTATTTCTGGAATCTGATAGAGTTGTCCAGACGTGTTGTCTTAAAACACATAGATTTGGGGGCAATTTTACATTATCACTTAAAAATTCTGTTGGAATCGTTGCAAAAAGACTGCCTAACGGTTTATATAATTATATGGCTGAATTACATGTGTCTCCCTATCAGAGACTTATGATTGCTGAAATTAATAAGCACTACAATGTTGATCTGATCGTTATGGATGCTATAAATGCTTTTATAACAAAGGGACCTGAGCAGGGAGAAGTTGTGGAGCCAAATCTTATTCTTGCATCCGCTGATCGAGTGGCAATGGATGCAGTAGGGGTTGCAATCCTTAGAAATTATGGTGTTAAAACGAGTATCAGTAAGGGCCCAATTTTTGAGCTGGATCAAATTCGAAGAGCAGCAGAACTAGGTGTTGGGGTTGAATCTGCACAAGAAATTGAATTAGTTCCATTAAACGATGCGAGCCACGGCGATGCAGATAGTATAAGGAAGATACTTGAAGGATAA
- a CDS encoding PrsW family glutamic-type intramembrane protease: MRDTRDDKTRFHQDNLIIEPHRPNLKEKLFFLLSGIIVSIPITLLFGSFTRNFLDVFPSFFASLISIIIFTPFIEEFAKAYPLFYRHGETERSIFILGFLVGLGFGITEFILYVFVLNIPVIVRLPGILFHASVTSIVAYGIAKKQPLKFYLIAVGLHILNNFSAMIETGDIGVIVANVGAYYLCLMFYFKTTEQFIDGSYFVD; encoded by the coding sequence ATGCGTGATACTCGAGATGATAAAACAAGGTTTCATCAGGATAATTTAATTATAGAACCGCATAGGCCCAATTTAAAAGAGAAACTTTTCTTTTTACTTTCAGGGATAATAGTTAGTATTCCTATAACTCTCCTTTTTGGATCATTTACAAGAAATTTTTTAGATGTTTTCCCTTCTTTTTTTGCCAGTCTAATTTCAATAATTATTTTTACTCCATTTATTGAAGAGTTTGCCAAAGCATACCCTTTATTTTATAGACATGGTGAAACTGAAAGATCCATTTTTATTTTAGGATTCTTAGTTGGTCTAGGATTTGGTATAACGGAATTTATACTGTATGTATTCGTACTTAATATACCCGTAATAGTGAGACTGCCTGGAATTTTATTTCATGCATCAGTCACGTCTATAGTTGCATATGGTATTGCAAAAAAGCAGCCTTTAAAATTTTATTTAATTGCTGTTGGTTTACACATCTTGAATAACTTTTCAGCAATGATTGAAACTGGAGATATTGGTGTTATTGTAGCTAATGTTGGTGCTTATTATCTTTGTTTGATGTTTTACTTTAAGACTACTGAGCAGTTTATTGATGGTAGTTATTTTGTTGATTAA
- a CDS encoding TRAM domain-containing protein encodes MFNNNYGRDNYSNRGNSSSPLNEGEEYDVKIEDLGRDGDGIARIEGFVVFVTGAKIGDEVKIKITSIRRNFGFAEIVE; translated from the coding sequence TTGTTTAATAATAATTACGGAAGAGATAATTACTCAAATAGAGGAAATTCTTCTTCTCCTTTAAACGAAGGCGAAGAATACGATGTTAAAATTGAAGATCTTGGAAGAGACGGCGATGGAATCGCAAGAATAGAAGGATTTGTTGTTTTTGTAACAGGCGCCAAAATAGGCGATGAAGTCAAAATTAAAATCACTTCTATAAGAAGAAACTTTGGTTTTGCTGAAATAGTAGAATAA
- the dmpI gene encoding 4-oxalocrotonate tautomerase DmpI has translation MPVITIEGPKLTKQQKEELVKTIAESASKIMGLPVEAMVTIIREVEAENVGTGNILLCNRK, from the coding sequence ATGCCTGTAATTACAATAGAAGGACCTAAATTAACAAAACAGCAAAAAGAAGAACTTGTAAAAACTATTGCAGAAAGTGCAAGTAAAATAATGGGATTACCAGTAGAAGCAATGGTGACTATAATAAGGGAAGTTGAAGCTGAAAACGTGGGCACAGGAAATATTCTGTTATGCAACAGGAAATAA
- a CDS encoding NAD(P)H-dependent oxidoreductase, which yields MNVFIIFAHPEPNSLNGVMKDLAAKTLRDNGHEVKISDLYGMRFKAVLDENDFSQRQNTEQFNPMMEQVNAVGTGSLSQDIKDEVEKIKWADMIIFQFPVWWSSPPAILKGWFDRVFLPGVVHNIAEGKMYDTGLLKGKKAMLSFTTGAPKEVYSSEGPHGDLDEIFKFITHNILELTGLEVLPSIGIYGPEMTSKEHVKEELEKFKERINSL from the coding sequence ATGAATGTATTTATTATTTTTGCACATCCAGAGCCAAATTCTTTAAATGGAGTTATGAAAGACCTTGCAGCTAAAACATTAAGGGATAATGGTCATGAAGTTAAAATATCTGATTTATATGGGATGCGATTTAAAGCAGTCCTTGATGAAAATGATTTTTCGCAAAGGCAAAATACTGAGCAATTTAATCCCATGATGGAACAGGTAAATGCAGTCGGAACTGGATCGCTATCTCAGGATATTAAAGACGAAGTAGAGAAAATAAAATGGGCAGATATGATAATTTTCCAGTTTCCAGTATGGTGGAGTTCACCCCCTGCAATCTTAAAAGGATGGTTCGATAGGGTATTCCTGCCAGGAGTTGTCCACAATATAGCTGAAGGAAAGATGTATGACACTGGTTTACTTAAAGGTAAAAAAGCAATGTTATCATTTACAACAGGCGCACCTAAAGAAGTATATTCCTCTGAAGGTCCTCATGGAGATTTAGATGAAATCTTCAAATTTATAACCCACAATATCCTTGAATTAACTGGCCTCGAGGTGCTTCCTTCTATTGGCATATACGGCCCGGAAATGACATCTAAAGAACACGTAAAAGAAGAGCTTGAAAAGTTCAAAGAAAGAATAAATTCGCTATAA
- a CDS encoding exopolysaccharide biosynthesis protein, whose protein sequence is MSETKSNECFSISLEYISSKIPDKGITIGNFLDLMGDRGGLILCLILATPFLIPVSIPGSSIPFGLGIMFIGISRIFNRYLIPKFIMEYVLPKDTLLKILNGTMTALGKLEKYIKPRFLVLSEGPAISRFSISLMVFTSFLLMLPLPVPLTDSLPGYSIFFLVLGILEHDGYFILAGYILTIITTIYFSLIFLFGYAGITFVLSHFGIYMPQF, encoded by the coding sequence TTGTCTGAAACTAAGTCTAATGAATGCTTTTCAATATCACTGGAATATATATCTTCTAAAATACCAGATAAAGGTATAACCATAGGAAATTTCCTTGATTTGATGGGTGATCGTGGGGGACTAATCTTATGCTTAATTTTAGCAACTCCTTTTTTAATTCCAGTATCCATCCCGGGATCCAGCATACCTTTTGGACTTGGAATTATGTTTATTGGAATAAGCAGAATTTTCAACAGGTACTTAATACCTAAATTTATTATGGAATATGTGCTGCCTAAGGATACTCTTTTGAAGATATTAAATGGAACCATGACTGCTTTAGGAAAATTAGAGAAGTATATTAAGCCTCGTTTTTTAGTATTGAGTGAAGGCCCTGCCATAAGTCGATTTAGTATTTCTCTAATGGTATTTACTTCGTTTTTACTTATGCTCCCTTTACCTGTACCATTAACAGACAGTTTACCTGGATATTCAATCTTTTTTTTAGTTTTAGGTATCCTTGAACATGATGGCTACTTCATTTTAGCAGGCTATATACTGACTATTATCACCACTATTTATTTTAGTTTGATATTTTTATTTGGTTATGCTGGAATAACATTTGTTTTATCTCATTTTGGGATATATATGCCTCAATTTTAG